A genome region from Anolis carolinensis isolate JA03-04 chromosome 6, rAnoCar3.1.pri, whole genome shotgun sequence includes the following:
- the ache gene encoding acetylcholinesterase, with protein sequence MDPRAMGPRGPRLLLLLLPLCGLLPPRAGADELTVSTPSGRLRGVRVPVLDGHVSAFLGVPFAEPPVGHLRFRRPEPARPWSHVLDASSYQQACFQVVDNTYPGFHGTEMWNPNRNMSEDCLYLNVWVPSPRPKNASVLVWIYGGGFYSGSSSLDVYDGRFLTHTQKVVLVSISYRVGAFGFLALLGSQEAPGNVGLLDQRLALQWIQSNIQHFGGNPKAVTIFGESAGGASVGMHLLSAQSRPLFRRAILQSGAPNGPWATITPAESRRRATVLGKRLGCPAGNDSELVGCLRSKRPQELVDEEWAVLPSRSVFRFGFVPVVDGDFFPDTPEAMLSAGNFKETQVMLGVVKDEGTYFLIYGVPGFSKDNESLISREDFLEGVRIGVPQANDIATEAVVLQYTDWRDQDNGEKNREAMDDIVGDHNVICPVMHFAARYAERGHPVFAYLFDHRASNLIWPPWMGVPHGYEIEFIFGLPLNDSLNYTEEEKQLSRRMMRYWANFARTGNPSDPSEKDTPWPPYSPSAQEYVTLNTGPLRTEHSLRAQICAFWNRFLPKLLNVTDNIEEAERQWKLEFHLWSAYMMHWKNQFDHYNKQDRCSEL encoded by the exons ATGGACCCCCGCGCCATGGGTCCCCGGGGGCCCcggctgctgctcctgctgctgccccTCTGCGGCCTGCTGCCCCCCCGGGCCGGGGCGGACGAGCTGACGGTGTCGACGCCCTCGGGGCGGCTGCGGGGGGTGCGGGTGCCGGTGCTGGACGGCCACGTCTCGGCCTTCCTGGGGGTGCCCTTTGCGGAGCCCCCCGTGGGCCACCTGCGCTTCCGCCGCCCGGAGCCGGCCCGGCCCTGGAGCCACGTGCTGGACGCCTCGTCCTACCAGCAGGCCTGCTTCCAGGTGGTGGACAACACCTACCCGGGCTTCCACGGCACCGAGATGTGGAACCCCAACCGCAACATGAgcgaggactgcctgtacctgAACGTGTGGGTGCCCTCGCCGCGGCCCAAGAACGCCTCGGTGCTGGTCTGGATCTACGGGGGCGGCTTCTACAGCGGCTCCTCCTCGCTGGACGTCTACGACGGGCGCTTCCTGACCCACACGCAGAAGGTGGTGCTGGTCTCCATCAGCTACCGGGTGGGCGCCTTCGGCTTCCTGGCGCTGCTGGGCAGCCAGGAGGCCCCGGGCAACGTGGGCCTGCTGGACCAGCGCCTGGCGCTGCAGTGGATCCAGAGCAACATCCAGCACTTTGGGGGCAACCCCAAGGCCGTGACCATCTTCGGGGAGAGCGCCGGCGGGGCCTCGGTGGGCATGCACCTGCTCTCGGCCCAGAGCCGGCCGCTCTTCCGCCGCGCCATCCTGCAGAGCGGGGCGCCCAACGGGCCCTGGGCCACCATCACCCCGGCCGAGAGCCGCCGGCGGGCCACGGTGCTGGGCAAGCGGCTGGGCTGCCCGGCGGGCAACGACTCGGAGCTGGTGGGCTGCCTGCGGTCCAAGCGGCCGCAGGAGCTGGTGGACGAGGAGTGGGCGGTGCTGCCCTCCAGGAGCGTCTTCCGCTTCGGCTTCGTGCCGGTGGTGGACGGGGACTTCTTCCCGGACACGCCGGAGGCCATGCTGAGCGCGGGCAACTTCAAGGAGACGCAGGTGATGCTGGGCGTGGTCAAGGACGAGGGCACCTACTTCCTGATCTACGGCGTGCCCGGCTTCAGCAAGGACAACGAGAGCCTGATCAGCCGCGAGGACTTCCTGGAGGGCGTGCGCATCGGCGTGCCGCAGGCCAACGACATCGCCACCGAGGCCGTGGTGCTGCAGTACACCGACTGGCGCGACCAGGACAACGGCGAGAAGAACCGCGAGGCCATGGACGACATCGTGGGCGACCACAACGTCATCTGCCCCGTCATGCACTTCGCCGCCCGCTACGCCGAGCGCGGCCACCCCGTCTTCGCCTACCTCTTCGACCACCGGGCCTCCAACCTCATCTGGCCCCCCTGGATGGGCGTCCCCCATGGATACGAGATCGAGTTCATCTTCGGCCTGCCGCTCAACGACAGCCTCAACTACaccgaggaggagaagcagctcaGCCGCAGGATGATGCGCTACTGGGCCAACTTTGCCCGGACGGG gAACCCCTCGGACCCCTCGGAGAAGGACACCCCGTGGCCCCCCTACTCGCCCTCCGCGCAGGAGTACGTGACGCTCAACACGGGGCCCCTCCGCACCGAGCACAGCCTCCGGGCCCAGATCTGCGCCTTCTGGAACCGCTTCCTGCCCAAGCTGCTCAACGTGACAG